From the Candidatus Binataceae bacterium genome, the window CGCCTCGATTACCATCCGGATCGTGTCCGCGACGTCGGCCGGCGTGCGTCCGAAGCCGGACTCGATATCAGCCGTGACCGGCGCCTCGACCACGCGCGCGATCCGCGCGATCGCAGCGGCGATCTCCTCGCGCGGGGCGACCTCGCCGTCGGGATAGCCGAGCGCGTTGGCCATCGTGGCGCTGCTGGTGGCGATTGCGCGCGCGCCGGCCTCTTCGGTCGCGCGCGCGCTCATCGCGTCCCACACGTTGACGAGTACCAGGATACGCGAGCGGTCGTGCATCGCGCGCAGCGCTTCGGCTTTCTGCCGCTGAGTGTTCGGTTCCATCGCCGCTCCTCTTTACCGGCCGGCTTTCAGGAGGCGCAGGCGCTCCTTGCTCGGAACAGACCAGACGTCGTCGATCTTATAGAACGATTCGAACGCGGGCGCATCCTCCGGAAGCTTTAACCACGGCAACCTGCTCCTTGTGAAAATGTGCACGTCGGGTTTCACCGCCTCCGGCGCGTCCAGGGTGCCGGCGCGGACGAACAGGGCCTCGCCGGGCGCGCCGTAGTAATGGCTCCAGAGATAGGTGCCGCACCCGCCGCAGAAGAAAACCTCGTGATTTTTGCCGCTGCCGCCCTTGAGCATGAATGATCGCGGAGCGGCGCCGCTCGCCTCGACGAATTTCTTCTCGATCCAGATGTTAATCACGAATGCGCTGCCCGTGATGCGCTGGCAATCGCGGCAGTGGCAGGCATGAACGATAAGCGGATCGGCGGTCAGTTGATAGCGGATACTTCCGCACGCGCATCCACCGGTGCGAGCCATCGTTTGATTTCTCCTTTGCGGGGCGGCGCGCGGCGCCGCGGGTTTGTCTAACCGATATGTCGGTTAGATAGCGTGAAGTCGCGGCTCGAGTCAACCGGCATATCGGTTAGAAATTGGCCCGCTTCAGTGAAAGTCGTGGGAAGGGGGCAGGGCGGCGCGCGGATGCAGTTTGACGAAGCGCCGCGCGCGGATCGCGACGACCCCGTCCTGCTTCTGGAGCGCGCCTTCGACTATCAGCAGTGCCGCGTTGTGCAGCAGCGCGCGATTGGCCTGGAACAGGTCGGGTGCGACGATCGCGTTGGAAATTCCGGTTTCGTCCTCGAGCGTGAGGAAGAAAAAGCCCTTGGCCGTGCCCGGACGCTGGCGCACGATCACGACGCCCGCGGTCTTAACCAGCGCGCCGTGGGCGGCGGCGTCGAGCTCAGCGGCGGCGAGCACGCCGCGCGCGCGCAGGTGCTCGCGCATGTGTGCCATCAGATGCGGTCCGGCGGTGAGGCCGGTTGCGGCGTAATCGGCGTGGGTCTCGCCAAGCACGTCCAGCTCTTCGATCCCCGTGGCGCTTGCCGCCGGCTCGACGCCGGCGAACAGCCCCTGCGGATCGCGCTCGACCGCGGCCGCCTGCCATAGCGCCTCCCGCCGGCCCATTCCCAGGCCCGCGAACGCGCCGGCGTAGGCGAGCGCGTCGAGTTCGCGGCGATTGGGCGCGGCGCGCGCGGTGAAGTCGGCAAGTGAGGCGAACGGGCGCTCGGCGCGGGCGCGCTCGACGCGCGCGCCGGTCTCGGCGCGCAGCCCGGCGACGTAGCGAAGGCCGAGGCGCAGCGCGAGTGCGCCGGAGGGTTGCTGTGATTGCGGGACGCTCATCTCCTCCGAGGAAGGCTTTGCATCAACGAGCGATGACGCGGCAGGACGGCGCGGCGCGATTACTTCCAGCGTGCATTGCCAATCCGCGCGGGTGACGTCGATTGGCAGCACCGCGACGCCGTGGCGTTGCGCGTCCTTGACCAGGGTCGAGGGATGGTAGAAGCCCAACGGATAGCAGTTGAGCATCGCGGCGAAGAACGCCGCCGGATGATGGCATTTCAGATAGGCCGAGGCGTAGGCGATGAGCGCGAAGCTGGCGGCGTGCGATTCGGGAAAGCCGTAGAGCGCAAACGAGGTGATCGAGCGCACGATGCGGTCGGCGATCGCGCCGGCGATCCCGTTGCGCGCCATCCCTTCGCGCAGCCGCCGCTCGATCTTTTCCATCCGCGCCGCCGAGCGCTTGAACCCCATCGCGCGGCGCAGCTCCTCGGCCTCGCCGGCGCTGAAGCCCGCCACCGCCATCGCCATCCGCAGCAGCTGCTCCTGGAAAAGCGGCACGCCGAGCGTGCGGCGCAGGATTGGCTCGAGCGCTGGATGGTCGTACGTCACCGGGGCACGGCCGGCGCGGCGGTCGAGGTAGGGATGGACCATCTTGCCGACGATCGGTCCGGGCCGGATGATCGCGACCTCGACCACCAGGTCGTAGAACGTGCGCGGCTTCATCCGCGGCAGCGTCGCCATCTGCGCCCGGCTCTCGACCTGGAAGACGCCGATCGTGTCGGCCCGCGAGAGCATCGCGTAAACCGCGGGGTCGTCGGCCGGCAGACGGGCCAGGTCCACCTCGACGCCCTCGCTGCGGCGCACCATCGGGATCGCCTGTTCGAGCACTGCCAGCATCCCCAGCCCGAGCAGGTCGATTTTGATGATCCCGAGGTCGGCGCAATCCTCCTTGTCCCACTGGATGACGACCCGGCCCGGCATCGTCGCCGGCTCCAGCGGCACGATCTCGTCGAGCGGCCCCGCGCCGATCACCATCCCGCCGCTATGCTGGCCGAGATGGCGCGGCAGGTCCTGGATCCGCCGCACCAACGCGACCAGCCGGGCAAGGCGCGGCGCCTCGACGTCCACGCCGCCGCGGCGCAGCAGCACGGCGAGGTCGTCGTGGCTGTCGCGGAACTCATAGACGTAGTTGAGCCGCGCCAGCCGCTCGATCTGGTCCGGGGTGAAGCCGAGCGTTTTGCCGACCTCGCGCACGGCGCTGCGCGTGCGGTAGGTAATCACGTTGGCGGTCATCGCGGCGCCGCGCTCGCCGTAGCGCCGATAGACGTACTGGATAACCTCCTCGCGCTGATCGCCGCTGGGCAGGTCGAGATCGATATCCGGCCACTCGCCGCGCTCCTCGGAGAGGAAGCGCTCGAACAAAAGCTCCATCCGGACCGCGTCAACTGCGGTGATGCCGAGCGCGTAGCACACCGCGCTGTTGGCCGCCGAGCCGCGCCCCTGCACCATGATCCGGCGCTCGCGGCAGAACTGCACGATGTCCCATACGATGAGAAAGTAGCCGGCAAGCTTAAGCCGTGCGATCACGCCGAGCTCGTGCTCGAGCTGGCGACGCACGCGGGCTTCCGGCGTGGGGCCCCATCGCTCGCGCGCCCCGGCCTCGACCAGCAGGCGCAGGTAGCTGTCGGGCGTCTCGCCCGGCGGCAGCGGATAGCTCGGGAAGCGGTAGCCGAGGTCGCGCAACTGGAAGACGCAGCGCTCGGCGATCGCGCGCGTCGCGCCGAGCGCGCGCGGGAGGTCGCGGAACAGCGCCGCCATCTCGGCCGGCGATTTGAGCCGGCGCTCGGCGTTGGCCCATAGCGCGCGTCCGGCCTCCTCCAGCGTAAGCCCGAGCCGGATACAGGTGAGGACGTCGAGCAGCGTGCGGTCTTCGCCGAGATGGCAGACGTCGTTGGTCGCGACCAGCGGGATCCGGCACGCTTCGGCGAGCGCGACGAGCCTGCGGTTGAGCCGCTCCTCGGCGGGGTCGAGATGGCGTCCGAGGTCGAGATAGAGATTGCCGCGGCCGAAGATCGCGCCCATCCGATCGCACAGCGGGCGCGGGTCCTCGCCCGCCAGCAGCGCGCGCGCAAGCGGGCTGCGCGCGCCGCCGGCAAGGCAGATCAGGCCCGCGCCATAGCGCTCGAGGTCTTCCAGCGTCACCCGGCTCTGGCCCTTGGCCGGATACTTCGGCGCACGCCCTTCGTCGAGTTCGGTCGTTCTCAAAACAGACTTGCTCCCCGTCCTTTCAGGAAAGGGGCCGGGGGTTAGGTCGTGCGCTATGCCTGAATGGCGAGTGGACGAAGGAGAAGTGGAATCACGCGAAGCCGCAAGCGGTCGCAGCTTGGATGCGGTGATCATTCGGCACAGATTGCGGTAGCGCTCGCGATCCGGCGCCAGCACATAGAGTCGCTCGTCGCGCGATGCGGCGTCTGAGGCGTCCGTTGCGCCCGAGAGGTCGAGCGTCAGCTCGGCGCCGACGATCGCGCGGATGCCGGCGCGTGCGGCGCCATGGTAGAAGCGCGGCGCGCCGTAAAGCCCGTCGCGATCGCCCATCGCGAGCGCCGGATAGCCGAGCTCAGCGGCGCGCTCGGCGAGGTCTTCGGGCAAGGCCGAGCCTTCGAGGAAGCTGAACGCGCTGCGCGCGCGCAACTCGATGTAGTCGGAGCTCATCGGTTTTCTTCAGTGGGGCGGGCGTCTCTTGAATACATCAGTCGTAAATTCCATCGACGTACCATTCGCCCGAGCTCAGGTCGCAAAACAGCCGGTACACGCCGCCGTCCTCGAGCGCGGCGTCGTAGTAATCGCGCGCTCCGCCGGGCGCGTTGCGCTCGCCGCCGGATATGCCGACGGTCCGGTCGAATGCCGCCGCATCGATGATTCGCCACGGCCCGGCGCACGACACCACGCGCCCGCCGAAGCCGTCGCCGCGCACGAACTGCGGCGCGCCGCGCACCCACAGCACCTCGGCCGCGCGGGGCGGCCGCATCGCCCGAATCGCAAGCTGCGCGTATTGCGCCGTGCCGCCGCCGTTTCGCGCAGCGGCCGGCGCCGGATTGAAGGGCCCGAGCTGAATCGCGTCCGGGAGATGCGAGTTGCGCGGTGCGAGTGTGCCGACCCGCTCGGGACCGCACATCGCGGCCAGCCGCGCGAGCACAACGTGCAATCGCTCGGGCGCAGGACAGGGCGGAGCAAACATGTCGGCCTGTATCGCGCGCGACAGGCGCGGCGTGACGCTCAGATGGAGCGCGACGATCGCGGCGGGCAGCGGCGACGCCTCTAGGTTGAGCAGCACCAGCGCAAGCAGCGTGCGCGCCTCGACGGTGGGCGCGGGCAGCACGATACGCCGGATGTCGCGGCGGCGATCGTCGAGTTCGAGCACAAGCGCAAGCTCGCCGGCTGCCATCCCGCGCATCCCGAGCCGCGCGGCCATCCGCTCGAACATCGGGCGCATCGCGAAGCCCAGCGCTTCGAGATTGTCCACGCCCCATTCCAGCTCGACCGTCTCGGTGAAGCTCTCGACCGGCCGGCGCGCGACGAGCGGCGCATGGCTGGTGCCACGCGCGATCCTGACCAGCTCGACTGCGCGCGGGCCGAGCCGGCTGCCGACCGCGCGAAGGTCGAGCCGCGCCAGCTCGCCAAGCCGCCGGATGCCCAGGCGCGCCAGCGTCTGCGCCAGCTCGGCCTCCTCGCGTGTAGCGTCGGAGGCGCCCAGCCCGAGCAGGTCGAGCGGCACCCAGTTGAGGAACTCCGCTTCGTGCTCGACTGCAATCACCCGTGCCCCGCCGCATCGCGCCGCCAGCCGTGCGACCTCCTTGCTCGAAGCGATTCCCACCGCCGCGTCCATCCCGAGCCGCGCCGCGCGCCCGAGCGCCTCCTGCGCAAGCGCCGTTTCGGCGTCAGGCTCCTTGTACAGCCATCTAAGCCCGCCGAGGTCGAGATAGACCTCGCCGCCGGCGCCCGCCTCGACTAGCGGCGAGAGCGAGCAGGCGAGATCGGCAAGCGCCTCGGCGGCGGACGCCTCGGCGGCCGGCGCGCGATTTACCACGGCCAGTCCGGGAGCGGCCGCGCGCGCCTTGGCCACCGTCATCCCGGCTCTCACACCCATCGCGTATGCGCGCGCCGATACATAGCGGCACTCCAGGTTGGCGACGCCCGTCGGGTCGCGCCGTCCCGCGGATTCGACCAGCACCAGCGCCCGATCGCGCAGCTCGGGGTTCTGCCGCACGGCTGCGGCCAGTGGAAAGTCGGGCACCAGGATACAGGCGATACGCGCCGCCGCGCCGCGCTCAGATGAAGTCTGTTTTTGCCAACCGGCGTCCGAAGAATCTTTTCCCCCCGTCCCTTCAGGGAAGGGGTCGGGGGTTAGGTCACGCGGCTTCACCGCAGGACCTTCTATCGGTCGTGGAGGCGTTGCCCAGCCGACGAGCGGCTTCGGCGATATGCGATGCTCGATCACGGCATTCAATCATGCGGCATTCACCGCCAAGCCTTTGCGCCCGGTGCTGCGCGCGCGTCGAGTCTTTTGCGCGGCAGGAACGGGTGCCGCAGCGCACATCGGATCCACCGGTATCAGCCACGCTGCCCGATGGCCCGAGCCGCCGAGCTTGTTGCGCGCGACATACGCCTCGACCCGGATTCCGTCGAACAGCATTGGTGCCCCCGGCGCCGTACGGCTGAACGTGGGCTGCGCATGGCCAAGCACAAGGCTAAGCGCGGCGAACGTTCCGCACGTCCGACGCGTCGCTGTCACGAGCACCGCTGCGCCGCTGCGCTCGGCCGCGCGCGCCAACCGCAGCACCCGGCATTCCAGCCCGACTGTCTCCGGCGGAAGGTCGAGTACGACAAGGCCGAAACCGCCAGCGCTCAAGACCATCTCCGCGGCCTTGAACGCGTTGACGGCGCTCCGGTGATCGCGCGAACTGGATACGCCTTCGGCGCCGACCCACAGGATCCGCGAGAGATCGGCGCCAGCGGCGGTAAGGTTGTGCGGAGCGAAGGCGTTGGCCGAATCGATCCAGGCTGTGGCTTCGCCGCCGCACGTGGCGGCCGCGACAAAGGCCGCAGCGAGCGAGGTCCGGCCGGTGCCGTAGCGTCCGACGATTTCGCTCACGCGCCCGCGGGCGATTCCGCCGCCAATGATCGCGTCGAGCGCGGTAATACCAGAGCTCAGGCGCCGGCGGCATTCCATGCTGGCGGTGAGGGAATGCCGCGGAAGTTGGGCGAGCCGCTCCGGTTGGGAGTGACGTGCGATGTTGGCAAGGAAGGGTGCAAGTGCGACGGCCACGATCGGATTTTCGCTTTTTTTTCGTATATGTCAACTCGGAATGGAGGCATAATTTGTTTAAGACAAGTTATT encodes:
- a CDS encoding GFA family protein, with the translated sequence MARTGGCACGSIRYQLTADPLIVHACHCRDCQRITGSAFVINIWIEKKFVEASGAAPRSFMLKGGSGKNHEVFFCGGCGTYLWSHYYGAPGEALFVRAGTLDAPEAVKPDVHIFTRSRLPWLKLPEDAPAFESFYKIDDVWSVPSKERLRLLKAGR
- a CDS encoding error-prone DNA polymerase, producing MSSDYIELRARSAFSFLEGSALPEDLAERAAELGYPALAMGDRDGLYGAPRFYHGAARAGIRAIVGAELTLDLSGATDASDAASRDERLYVLAPDRERYRNLCRMITASKLRPLAASRDSTSPSSTRHSGIAHDLTPGPFPERTGSKSVLRTTELDEGRAPKYPAKGQSRVTLEDLERYGAGLICLAGGARSPLARALLAGEDPRPLCDRMGAIFGRGNLYLDLGRHLDPAEERLNRRLVALAEACRIPLVATNDVCHLGEDRTLLDVLTCIRLGLTLEEAGRALWANAERRLKSPAEMAALFRDLPRALGATRAIAERCVFQLRDLGYRFPSYPLPPGETPDSYLRLLVEAGARERWGPTPEARVRRQLEHELGVIARLKLAGYFLIVWDIVQFCRERRIMVQGRGSAANSAVCYALGITAVDAVRMELLFERFLSEERGEWPDIDLDLPSGDQREEVIQYVYRRYGERGAAMTANVITYRTRSAVREVGKTLGFTPDQIERLARLNYVYEFRDSHDDLAVLLRRGGVDVEAPRLARLVALVRRIQDLPRHLGQHSGGMVIGAGPLDEIVPLEPATMPGRVVIQWDKEDCADLGIIKIDLLGLGMLAVLEQAIPMVRRSEGVEVDLARLPADDPAVYAMLSRADTIGVFQVESRAQMATLPRMKPRTFYDLVVEVAIIRPGPIVGKMVHPYLDRRAGRAPVTYDHPALEPILRRTLGVPLFQEQLLRMAMAVAGFSAGEAEELRRAMGFKRSAARMEKIERRLREGMARNGIAGAIADRIVRSITSFALYGFPESHAASFALIAYASAYLKCHHPAAFFAAMLNCYPLGFYHPSTLVKDAQRHGVAVLPIDVTRADWQCTLEVIAPRRPAASSLVDAKPSSEEMSVPQSQQPSGALALRLGLRYVAGLRAETGARVERARAERPFASLADFTARAAPNRRELDALAYAGAFAGLGMGRREALWQAAAVERDPQGLFAGVEPAASATGIEELDVLGETHADYAATGLTAGPHLMAHMREHLRARGVLAAAELDAAAHGALVKTAGVVIVRQRPGTAKGFFFLTLEDETGISNAIVAPDLFQANRALLHNAALLIVEGALQKQDGVVAIRARRFVKLHPRAALPPSHDFH
- a CDS encoding DNA polymerase Y family protein, whose translation is MPDFPLAAAVRQNPELRDRALVLVESAGRRDPTGVANLECRYVSARAYAMGVRAGMTVAKARAAAPGLAVVNRAPAAEASAAEALADLACSLSPLVEAGAGGEVYLDLGGLRWLYKEPDAETALAQEALGRAARLGMDAAVGIASSKEVARLAARCGGARVIAVEHEAEFLNWVPLDLLGLGASDATREEAELAQTLARLGIRRLGELARLDLRAVGSRLGPRAVELVRIARGTSHAPLVARRPVESFTETVELEWGVDNLEALGFAMRPMFERMAARLGMRGMAAGELALVLELDDRRRDIRRIVLPAPTVEARTLLALVLLNLEASPLPAAIVALHLSVTPRLSRAIQADMFAPPCPAPERLHVVLARLAAMCGPERVGTLAPRNSHLPDAIQLGPFNPAPAAARNGGGTAQYAQLAIRAMRPPRAAEVLWVRGAPQFVRGDGFGGRVVSCAGPWRIIDAAAFDRTVGISGGERNAPGGARDYYDAALEDGGVYRLFCDLSSGEWYVDGIYD
- a CDS encoding ATPase domain-containing protein; its protein translation is MAVALAPFLANIARHSQPERLAQLPRHSLTASMECRRRLSSGITALDAIIGGGIARGRVSEIVGRYGTGRTSLAAAFVAAATCGGEATAWIDSANAFAPHNLTAAGADLSRILWVGAEGVSSSRDHRSAVNAFKAAEMVLSAGGFGLVVLDLPPETVGLECRVLRLARAAERSGAAVLVTATRRTCGTFAALSLVLGHAQPTFSRTAPGAPMLFDGIRVEAYVARNKLGGSGHRAAWLIPVDPMCAAAPVPAAQKTRRARSTGRKGLAVNAA